From a region of the Prevotella melaninogenica genome:
- a CDS encoding family 20 glycosylhydrolase: MATMSVTSWANLLQDSLLFIHKKNGLNSISSWRRCLDRGVFALFAFFLLGQSANAQNFRTLRDVKINETILDLSQTNCTIIPRNAMHSCHRLTSLTLPPRLDSIGTQAFFACDGISGKLHFPATTRVVDASAFNGCRQLTELSFDGSTRIGAFAFANCRGLREVRLSAVIPPVCADNAFDGIDLSRVRLIVPAQAKKAYRNAPGWRNFFSRHEMENVCDPENLLVPRPLKLEVYKNSLPLKWKDVVGVEAPQELSNEKMQAERILGEQTVYKKGRKTGPIVRLALDKSLTNNEAYILQVNDKGITIKGRTATAVFYGLMTLEQLCIGNGVSARSVKIPALNIVDEPRTAIRELMVDPVRHFIPFEDLKGFIVEMARYKFNALHLHLVDDQAWRIEIKKYPELIEKASDRVGMDDMPERISGYYTQDQMRELVRFAAQYHVMVIPEIELPGHEVAAVHCFPQLSCAKKPVPIRLTCGVSNELLCPAEPFVYEFLDNVLTELADVFPAPYVHLGGDEAGQPPLGAWSDCAACTALKKKEGYTENWQLQQYLFDRVINKLQSLGKTPMYWYEQEFKTIQPGCVVYAWRHGLTKTAIDAAVRNKAKIMLCPGEHCYLDYPQNRGDMPEKNWGMPVTTLEQTYRLDPAWGQDSVFVRENLLGVSGTLWSECINSTERIYYQAFPRAAALAEAGWSVPERRSYKEFLTRVRPLTDDMQRRGVAVNVR; encoded by the coding sequence ATGGCTACAATGAGCGTAACCTCTTGGGCAAATCTGTTGCAGGATTCTCTGCTGTTTATTCATAAAAAAAATGGACTTAATAGTATCTCTTCTTGGAGAAGATGTTTAGATAGGGGCGTGTTCGCGCTCTTTGCTTTTTTTCTATTAGGTCAGTCAGCCAATGCGCAGAACTTCAGAACTTTGCGTGATGTGAAGATCAATGAGACCATCCTTGACCTTTCGCAGACAAACTGCACGATAATTCCTCGCAATGCTATGCACTCTTGCCATCGTCTCACATCGTTAACGCTTCCGCCTCGTCTCGATTCTATTGGTACACAGGCATTCTTTGCTTGTGACGGAATCAGTGGAAAACTACATTTCCCAGCAACTACACGTGTTGTTGATGCATCAGCTTTTAATGGTTGTCGTCAGTTGACAGAACTATCTTTCGACGGCTCTACACGTATAGGTGCTTTCGCTTTTGCTAATTGTCGTGGACTTCGTGAAGTTCGTCTCTCGGCAGTTATTCCTCCTGTTTGTGCTGACAATGCTTTTGATGGTATAGATCTTAGCCGTGTGAGACTCATCGTTCCTGCTCAAGCAAAGAAGGCATATCGTAACGCTCCAGGCTGGCGAAACTTCTTCTCACGCCATGAAATGGAGAATGTATGCGACCCAGAGAATCTCCTCGTACCGCGTCCTCTCAAGCTGGAAGTCTACAAAAATAGTCTTCCTCTCAAATGGAAAGATGTTGTAGGGGTAGAGGCTCCACAGGAATTGAGTAATGAAAAGATGCAAGCTGAGCGTATCCTCGGTGAGCAAACAGTCTATAAGAAAGGACGAAAGACTGGACCGATAGTGCGTCTTGCACTTGATAAGTCGCTTACTAATAATGAGGCTTACATCTTACAGGTGAACGATAAGGGTATAACGATTAAAGGACGCACAGCAACAGCGGTGTTCTATGGATTGATGACACTCGAACAACTCTGTATTGGTAATGGTGTTTCCGCACGTTCAGTGAAGATTCCTGCGCTCAATATTGTGGACGAACCACGTACGGCAATCCGTGAATTGATGGTCGATCCAGTGCGTCATTTCATTCCGTTTGAAGATTTGAAGGGCTTTATTGTTGAGATGGCACGCTATAAGTTTAATGCACTCCATCTTCATTTGGTAGACGATCAGGCATGGCGTATAGAGATAAAGAAGTACCCAGAACTCATTGAGAAGGCGTCTGATCGTGTCGGAATGGATGACATGCCAGAGCGTATCAGCGGTTATTATACCCAAGATCAGATGCGCGAACTTGTTCGTTTTGCAGCACAATATCATGTTATGGTGATTCCAGAGATTGAACTCCCAGGACATGAGGTGGCTGCTGTTCACTGCTTTCCACAGCTCTCTTGTGCTAAGAAGCCTGTACCTATTCGCTTGACTTGTGGTGTGAGTAATGAGTTACTTTGCCCTGCAGAACCATTTGTGTATGAGTTCCTCGATAATGTTTTGACAGAGTTAGCCGATGTATTCCCTGCTCCATATGTTCATTTGGGTGGTGATGAGGCTGGGCAGCCACCATTGGGTGCATGGTCAGATTGCGCAGCTTGTACGGCATTGAAGAAGAAAGAAGGGTACACAGAGAACTGGCAGCTGCAGCAATACCTCTTCGATCGTGTGATTAATAAACTTCAGTCATTGGGTAAGACACCAATGTACTGGTATGAGCAGGAGTTTAAGACGATTCAGCCGGGCTGTGTGGTCTATGCATGGCGACATGGTTTAACGAAGACGGCGATTGATGCTGCTGTACGCAATAAGGCGAAGATAATGCTCTGTCCGGGTGAACACTGTTATCTTGACTATCCACAGAATCGTGGCGATATGCCAGAGAAGAATTGGGGAATGCCAGTTACAACACTTGAACAGACCTATCGTCTTGACCCAGCATGGGGGCAGGATAGCGTGTTTGTACGTGAAAATCTGCTTGGTGTGAGTGGAACGCTTTGGAGTGAATGTATCAACTCTACAGAACGAATTTACTATCAAGCTTTCCCACGTGCAGCCGCTTTGGCTGAGGCAGGATGGAGTGTTCCTGAACGTAGAAGTTATAAGGAGTTCCTCACACGAGTTCGTCCATTGACAGATGATATGCAACGTCGTGGTGTTGCAGTCAATGTAAGATAG